One genomic segment of Ascaphus truei isolate aAscTru1 chromosome 23, aAscTru1.hap1, whole genome shotgun sequence includes these proteins:
- the CCR7 gene encoding C-C chemokine receptor type 7 produces MYAVICLVGLAGNGLVMLTYVYFKRLKTGTDFYLLNLAIADVAFLLTLPFWAASVAKHWVFGNVMCKAIHCIYKMSFLSGMFLLMCVSLERYFAIVQAPSAHRHRTRTVWISKLSSIFIWVLAFLLSIPELVYSGVVTKNKVDVCDIFSDNIQSLSAGLKISQMVIGFLFPLLIMSSCYFMIVVKLLQARNFEKYKAIKVIIAIVIVFVAFQLPYNSVMLVKTFNTSTSCARSKQMDIADDVTYSLACFRCCLNPFLYAIIGIKFRNDLCKLFKELGCRSPERFREWSSVTPSKRTSLAMDTETSTTYSP; encoded by the coding sequence ATGTACGCCGTCATCTGCTTGGTGGGGCTGGCCGGGAACGGGCTGGTGATGCTCACCTACGTCTACTTCAAAAGGCTCAAGACTGGCACGGACTTCTACCTGCTGAACCTGGCCATCGCCGACGTGGCGTTCCTCCTGACCCTGCCGTTCTGGGCCGCCAGCGTGGCCAAGCACTGGGTTTTTGGCAACGTCATGTGCAAGGCCATCCACTGCATCTACAAAATGAGCTTCTTGAGCGGGATGTTCCTACTCATGTGCGTGAGCCTTGAGAGATACTTTGCTATCGTCCAGGCTCCCTCAGCCCATCGGCACCGGACCAGGACCGTTTGGATCAGCAAGCTCTCCAGCATTTTCATTTGGGTCTTGGCTTTCCTCTTATCCATTCCCGAGCTAGTCTACAGCGGGGTGGTTACCAAGAACAAGGTGGACGTCTGCGACATCTTCTCCGACAACATCCAGAGCTTGAGCGCGGGCCTGAAGATCTCCCAGATGGTCATCGGCTTCCTCTTCCCCTTGCTCATCATGTCCTCCTGCTACTTCATGATCGTCGTGAAGTTGCTCCAGGCCCGCAACTTTGAGAAGTACAAAGCCATCAAGGTCATCATTGCCATCGTCATCGTCTTCGTGGCCTTCCAGCTTCCTTACAACAGCGTCATGCTGGTGAAGACCTTCAACACCTCCACCAGTTGCGCCAGGAGCAAGCAGATGGACATCGCCGATGACGTGACCTACTCCCTGGCCTGCTTCCGATGCTGCCTCAACCCTTTCCTCTACGCCATCATCGGCATCAAGTTCAGGAACGACCTGTGCAAACTCTTCAAGGAGCTGGGCTGCCGGAGTCCGGAGAGGTTCAGGGAGTGGTCGTCCGTCACACCGAGCAAGAGGACCTCCTTAGCCATGGACACTGAAACGTCCACCACCTATTCCCCTTGA
- the LOC142473140 gene encoding death-associated protein 1 homolog has product MSAPPPLETRAGHPPAVKAGGKRIVRKHHSSGDSQEKDGKECESSSPPKHAIIISGALTRGDKDFPPAAAQVAHQKPQPGAEKMPCPHHINQPIHQPRK; this is encoded by the exons atgtctGCACCGCCACCGCTGGAGACCAGGGCCGGGCACCCTCCCGCAG TGAAAGCCGGTGGCAAGAGGATCGTGCGCAAACACCACAGCAGCGGAGACTCTCAGGAGAAAGATGGGAAAGAGTGTGAGAGCAGCAG CCCGCCCAAACACGCTATCATCATCTCGGGCGCTCTGACTCGG GGCGATAAAGATTTCCCTCCGGCGGCGGCCCAAGTAGCTCATCAAAAGCCTCAACCCGGCGCGGAGAAAATGCCGTGCCCCCATCATATCAACCAACCCATCCACCAGCCCCGCAAGTGA